A region of Scleropages formosus chromosome 2, fSclFor1.1, whole genome shotgun sequence DNA encodes the following proteins:
- the pah gene encoding phenylalanine-4-hydroxylase isoform X2 has product MYLEEQTSKSGVLSCIFSLKEEVGALAKALRLFEEKGINLKHIESRPSRLNTKEFEFFISVDSACAQSLDDVINALRTQISGNVHELSRDKQKDTVPWFPSNIQDLDRFANQILSYGSELDADHPGFTDPVYRARRKEFADIAYNYRHGQPIPRVEYTEEEKATWGTVFKELKTLYPTHACREHNRVFPLLEKYCGYKQDNIPQLEDVSNFLQSCTGFRLRPVAGLLSSRDFLAGLAFRVFHSTQYIRHGSKPMYTPEPDICHELLGHVPLFADPSFAQFSQEIGLASLGAPDEYIEKLATVYWFTVEFGLCKQGTEIKAYGAGLLSSFGELQYCLTDKPKKFPFEPEKTCIQKYPITEFQPVYFVAESFEDAKEKVRKYAATIPRPFSVRYNAYTQSIEILDNTQQLTRLADSISGEIGILCNALRKLQ; this is encoded by the exons GAAAAAGGAatcaacctgaaacacattgaGTCGCGGCCGTCCCGCTTGAACACCAAAGAGTTTGAGTTCTTCATAAGCGTGGACTCAGCCTGTGCCCAGTCTCTGGATGATGTCATCAATGCCCTGCGCACACAGATCAGCGGGAATGTTCATGAGCTGTCACGCgacaagcagaaggacacag TCCCCTGGTTCCCCAGCAACATCCAGGACCTCGACCGCTTCGCCAACCAGATCCTGAGCTATGGCTCTGAGCTCGACGCCGACCATCCG GGTTTCACAGACCCGGTGTACAGAGCCAGGAGGAAAGAGTTTGCCGACATCGCCTACAACTACAGACA CGGCCAGCCCATCCCGAGGGTGGAGTACACTGAGGAGGAGAAGGCCACTTGGGGCACGGTGTTCAAGGAGCTGAAGACTCTGTACCCGACACACGCCTGCCGGGAGCACAACCGCGTGTTCCCGCTGCTCGAGAAGTACTGCGGCTACAAGCAGGACAACATCCCGCAGCTGGAGGACGTATCGAACTTCTTGCAAT CCTGCACAGGGTTCCGGCTTCGCCCCGTGGCCGGCCTGCTCTCCTCTCGCGACTTCCTGGCCGGGCTGGCATTCCGTGTCTTCCACTCTACGCAGTACATCCGTCACGGATCCAAGCCCATGTACACACCGGAGCC AGACATCTGCCACGAACTCTTGGGACACGTTCCTCTGTTCGCCGATCCGAGCTTCGCTCAGTTCTCACAG GAGATTGGCCTGGCTTCCCTCGGAGCTCCAGATGAGTACATTGAAAAGCTGGCAACT GTCTACTGGTTCACGGTGGAATTCGGACTTTGCAAGCAGGGCACCGAGATCAAGGCCTATGGAGCTGGGCTGTTGTCTTCCTTTGGGGAGCTGCAG TACTGTTTGACAGACAAGCCGAAAAAGTTCCCCTTCGAACCTGAGAAGACCTGTATTCAGAAGTATCCCATCACCGAATTTCAACCGGTGTACTTTGTCGCAGAGAGCTTCGAGGATGCCAAAGAGAAAGTGAG GAAGTACGCGGCAACCATTCCAAGGCCGTTCTCGGTGCGTTACAACGCGTACACACAGAGCATCGAGATCCTGGACAACACGCAGCAGCTCACACGTCTGGCCGACAGCATCAGTG GTGAAATAGGCATTTTGTGCAACGCGCTGCGCAAACTGCAGTGA